The sequence CATATAGTTGGACTGTCCATGGGTGGTGCATTAGCTGGTGTATTTTCTGCTGAGTATCCTCATCTGGTGGACAGAGTAACTATGATGTGTCCTGCAAGTAAGTGAtaacatattatacatgttatataggGTCAGATccaggatttttttaaaaggggtGTAATTCCATTAAACTGATAAACTAATGCTGAGCATAGCAAGTCTAAAAGTTTTGGACAATTTTATACTTAAGATTAAATTATATGATCAGacgatttttttattgatcaaAGGGGGAAAAAAGTGGATATTGTCTCTGTGGAAATGTGAAATGACTTCTATACATTACATATCCTTTATACAGTTATTGATTTGTTTGGCATTTCTTGATAGCtccaaatgttttgaataatttctATATCTATAGGGAGATGAATTATAAAGTAAGATATCTGGTGCAAgggcatctggtgcaagaaaattggtaccattaattttattactaccactgggtcgatgcctctgctggtggactattagttcccaagggtatcaccagcccagtagccagtacttcggtactggcatgaaaatacggattaaggaatgtatctccctcatgcaaagctctgattcctttcacggatttggctatactttttggaccttttggattatagctcttcatcttttatataagctgtggatttcaaatattttggccacaagcatcactgaagagacatgtattgtggaaatgcgcatctggtgcaagaaaattggtaccgttaattatacccccgctttaaaaaaagggggggggggggggtatactgttttacctctgtctgtccttcagtcagtccgtccgtcccatgaataattttcgtcgcatttttctcaggaactacaatacaaggatttctgaaatttggtttcagggtttatctaagtcatttataccgtgtgatgcgttttcagattgatcacttgacaacttcctgtttaccaaacacttgtatgattttacacatgatagccaagttgaaaattttcgtcacattttctcagggactacaatacaaggatttctgaaatttggtttcaggatttatataagtcagctatgcCTTGtaatgcgttttcagattcatcactcgacaacttcctgtttaccgaacacttgcatatttttacactattaatattatccacttgctgcgggggtatcatcagtgagcagtagctcgcagtttcacttgttttattaGATAGAATCTTTCTGAAAAGGAGTAGGCATTATAGTACACTACATGATTTCTTTCTTTGAAGAAGGgggaattgttttatttattttgacatcagtaatgttatatatttgatagTGAGGACACCCATTGAAACAGATGTAGCAGTGAAAATTCGTGAGATTGTGCAATCCATTCTTGATACTGGAAAAGATGATGCTTTACATGCCTGTCCATTGATACCTAAAACACCAGATGAAATGCAGTTATTATTAGATTTTGCACAATTCCATAAACCTATGTTCATGCCAAAACAGGTAAGAAGTTGATCTTAATtctacaattttatttttgtgtaatgCATTATAAAGGATATTGAAGGATGGATCAATGCAATATTGCAGAGGCAtaggtagtttttttttatgataggTTTGTGGGggtgaaataattttataataggTTTGTGGGggtgaaataattttattgtaatgcaaaattcaattatataaaacagTGATTATAAATTGCACaccattatatttttaacttgCAATTATTTTTGTCACCTTTCTTCAATGATTTctaatttcaaatacatttgtacctttATAAGCAGATATAAAGATGTATAGTGAATTGAAACTTGCTTCCTGTGTTTCAGATTATACAGGGAGCAGTAGATATGAGAAgaccatacaacaaatattatTACAGATGTAAGTTTATAAAACATGCATTTGAATTTGTATAAGTTTATCTACGTATCTCTGTGTTGTTATTGcagaatttgtaaaatatacaaaaatcttttggCTTTGTTTTACTGACTATGAGGAACTCATCATAGATTTCAGGATAAAGCAATTCTACAGCTGACACAtgttttgtcttcaaaagactcatcagttacatTCAATGTGGAAGATTCCATAACTATTCCATggtgacaaaatatttaatattaatattaagaagtgtcaaaaaaaaaatagaatctgGGTAATTTGATTAACTGATTTTATTGTCTATGAACAGTATGTCAGAAagatgcaaaaataaaatgctacacatctttttatcaataaattcatttcttAGTTTCTATAAATAGATCACACATAAATTTTGTTGCCTAATTTGGATTTCAAAATCTTTATTCTTCGATTTTAAAGAAGTTGGCACacaatttagattttaaaagcTATCACCTTGCCAAGATTAAAAGATGAAAATGATGGAGAAATTCAATAAGAAAAAACTAAcacaaaacacacacacatacatatacatgtattgaataTCAGTTAAACCTATACAATAAGTGGTTTCCATGCATTGTTTGTAACATGTTTAAAGTATGCAGTAATGTTGAGTttggttaaaaacaaaaactataaaatgagAGTTTATTAAGTAAGCACACCCACATTGGGAGATCAATTTATGGTGTTCAtggaaattaatataaaatcaacattattatattttaagataaaagagaggagaaaattaatgaaaataatgcaAGACAATTATTCATCATTAATAAACTATCATATGCCTTTAGCTttatttaatctaaaaaaaaatatgaatctttgatacaatatattttaaagatccATTATTTGATTTTCTTGTCATTGCAGTGTTTAAAGCCTTAGCTATGTTAGAAAACAGCCAGTTATTAGAAAAGATATCTGACACCATTACAGTTCCAACACATCTTGTCTGGGGAGAAGAAGATCaggtatttattaaaaaatgtagaTGTATGTAAATCAGTAAATTTTCTGAAGTCTTGACATTTATGGAatgactgtaatttttttttctgtctatgaagaaataacataaaaaatgtggtgcacactgaataacgtgtgtagcgggttattttacAGTGtgaccacattttttatgttatttcgaatagacataaaaaatattacagtcatttcttataatttaattctaaattccattttaaaccgtagaaaaccatgaataaacgttgatgacgtcacggtcacatgactaaattatgtctatgggctcataacaaaataatgtcagccaatcagaaaacatgttaaatccaaaattaaattatatcgTTTTGTGAATGAATTCAAAAGAGAAGAGACCTCCTAGTCCTAGATCCAATAGACAATTCCTAATTTCCTAATGAAAAAGAATTATAGAATTATAGACACAAATTGAAATGGAACAGGTGCATAAAACTGGCTACTGTAAggtcagaaattattgtgaggtgttttatttaaaaaagagaaTAATGTGACTATATGAGTctcacaataataaaatttacaGTATGATATCTGTTACATATTcctgtatgatttttttctggatATCACAACAATTCAGCttgaatttttgttaaatcataaaaaatgtagaaatattTCTGAACTTACAGTATGATGTTAAAGTAAAGGTGCTGCTTCTAAGGTTGACATTACTTgcatcaacaatttttttattaggtCTGTTTTAGGTGACCCCACTAATGGTAgatctataatattttgtatgctGTCTTATTAATATTGGTGCATCTGATTTCAATAGTGGTTATGTGTCTCTAACACCTCAGTCATTGTCATtgctttgaatttaaaaattgttgaaatatgAAAGTTTTGAATTAGATAATTTTAAAGAGAGCCACTTACtaaaagtcaatgatatttgaaatTCTTTGCAGTTCtttggagattatttggccttGCCCCCTTAGTCATGACCTATTGAATTTTAATCTTTTACTTAgttctgtgttattttgttaccattttgatttaaacatGTGCTTTTTACTATTGAAACTATACCTAGGTAAGACATATGTCTGAGTCAACAGTTAATTTTATGTTGCTTTATTAATATCTTATAGAGGGTTATTTTTGTGTGTATAAACTTTcacgattttcattgaataagatatatgaaatatgttggcggattcaaaacttttatcaatacctttgcatgtgcaCTTTTAAATCAGTGGaatttattttgacaattttgttcTTTCTgctaaaatacatgaaaatttACACTCCGCGAAATAACCCGCTATTGGTTTATTCCTTTCATCATCTTGTTTTTCTCTTCTTTATCCAGTTCTTAATAAATTTTATGCCTATATTTTGTAACTTTCTCTTTTAGGTAATACATGTTTCAGGAACAGAGATATTTAGTTTGTGCTAATGCTTTTGTAACTTACTCTTGTTTTAGGTAATACATGTATCAGGAGTAGAGATATTTATTTTGTGCTAATGCTTTTATAACTTACTCTTGTTTCAGGTAATACATGTATCAGGAGTAGAGATATTTATTTTGTGCTAATGCTTTTGTAACTTACTCTTGTTTTAGGTAATACATGTATCAGGAGTAGAGATATTTATTTTGTGCTAATGCTTTTGTAACTTACTCTTGTTTTAGGTAATACATGTATCAGGAGTAGAGATATTTATTTTGTGCTAATGCTTTTGTAACTTACTCTTGTTTTAGGTAATACATGTATCAGGAGTAGAGATATTTATTTTGTGCTAATGCTTTTGTAACTTACTCTTGTTTCAGGTGATACATGTATCAGGAGCAGAAATATTAAAAGGAAAACTTCCCAATCTACAACAAGTAGACATTATACCAAGGTGTGGTCATGCTATAAACCTTGACAGACCTGGTGCCAAAACTAAAAGTCTCCTAGAGTTCAGGAAGAAATCGATAACAGTCCAGTCATGATGaagagattattttttttatataaaccaaTGATGAAGAGATAGAAAGTTTTTTTATGTAACCGATTCTGTGATAGAAAAATGTTCAAAGTAccgtattttttatttttataaactggTCATTTTAAATTTAGCATGATAGGTATTCCAGTGATTGTATTTGTTATTGTGTTCAGATGAAaactatgataaacaaatttttatGTTTCTGCATTCCATAGGTTGTATAACTCCTGTCATGGCTACAAGTAACAGAAAAAACCTCCAAATTACAAATGTAGGCTGTAGTTGTTAATATTTAAGGTTTTGGTTAACGTTTCAGGaaaaggtagtttttgatgaagttgaagagtaATCTACTTGAAagttcaaacttagtacacatgttccctatgatatgatcttattaattttaatgctGAATTAGAATTTTGATGCCATTTTCATGGtgtactgaacatagaaaatgatagttaaagtgggcatctgtgtactatggacacctTCTTGTTATTTCCTCCTGTGGAGGATTATTGTATTTTACTTGTTAAGATAAAACCacacaattttaaaacctaACTTAAAGTGGAAATTTTTATTGCATTGTAAAAACCATTATGTTATATCCTGAAAAATAGTTAATCTTAGCcaggatttttgttttaatatagttcatattatataatattttctgtAACAGGGGTTCAGTGTAAACTCTACCATGCTTTAATCAAAGTATTGTTAATCTTATTTGAACTATAAATGGATTCATGACCACCCAAAAACCAAGATCCATGCATTCTTTACAAAATCCAAATGATGTTTTAACAGTAAGCAGacagtttatattgaaatgaaaaatatatttgtgtcaGCAGTTTTTATTATTAGCACAATTTTTTTATCTACATGATTTCAGTATCAATATTGTCTAGTCAGTACtgctatatatttttatgaatacttGTGTAATGTGCATACACTAAAGTGAAagtggtttttgtttttattgacaatGTCTTATTTTTTGCTTCCTgatctttcatttttattgtcCGCCAATGCCAAAATCTGTTTGTCCATTTAGATTTTAATGTACATGTTCATGTTCATTAATCTAATTATAAATGTATGCATGTTGctttaatctaaaaatgagttATGTTTCTATATTATaaacttaatgaataatttttGAAGCATGTAGTTTATGTAATACTCAACCATTTACTAG is a genomic window of Mytilus trossulus isolate FHL-02 chromosome 1, PNRI_Mtr1.1.1.hap1, whole genome shotgun sequence containing:
- the LOC134720672 gene encoding monoacylglycerol lipase ABHD6-like isoform X1; this encodes MFMCTPYFRRDCQRLPHTRNITQIMMLLTEYLLYSLGMMATSLTAASLLIYMKRPEMFVQGYMKLAVLVSGMRIKKVNIGDMTIAYGERGEKNKGQSSILLLHGFSADKFMWSPVVGKLPNDLHVIAMDLPGHGDSDVPPDNEDLSFYSQIERIKQFVVAIGLDSDPIHIVGLSMGGALAGVFSAEYPHLVDRVTMMCPAMRTPIETDVAVKIREIVQSILDTGKDDALHACPLIPKTPDEMQLLLDFAQFHKPMFMPKQIIQGAVDMRRPYNKYYYRLFKALAMLENSQLLEKISDTITVPTHLVWGEEDQVIHVSGAEILKGKLPNLQQVDIIPRCGHAINLDRPGAKTKSLLEFRKKSITVQS
- the LOC134720672 gene encoding monoacylglycerol lipase ABHD6-like isoform X2, translated to MMLLTEYLLYSLGMMATSLTAASLLIYMKRPEMFVQGYMKLAVLVSGMRIKKVNIGDMTIAYGERGEKNKGQSSILLLHGFSADKFMWSPVVGKLPNDLHVIAMDLPGHGDSDVPPDNEDLSFYSQIERIKQFVVAIGLDSDPIHIVGLSMGGALAGVFSAEYPHLVDRVTMMCPAMRTPIETDVAVKIREIVQSILDTGKDDALHACPLIPKTPDEMQLLLDFAQFHKPMFMPKQIIQGAVDMRRPYNKYYYRLFKALAMLENSQLLEKISDTITVPTHLVWGEEDQVIHVSGAEILKGKLPNLQQVDIIPRCGHAINLDRPGAKTKSLLEFRKKSITVQS